The sequence CTAAGAAACAACTCCGTGGCTCAGTGCCTCTGTGTGAGACTGCCCCTGTGCCTCTTTTACCTCTGTGGCTCACCCTTCGAGCGTCGCACTCATGGAGCCTTTGGAAGCCGGAAGAAGTGGATCCGGCCCGTAATTTAAAATTAGATCTTGGATATGTTCTGCGTGTTCGAGTTCGCCTGCGAAAACTACAGTTTTCTTTTGGGCATCTACTTCTACAGCGTGACTGAACGCTTGTTCTGGAGTCATTTTACAAACATCGATAAGCATCATGATTACGTATTCGTAAGTATGTTCATTATCATCCCATAAAACCACTCTCCAGGGTCCCCCGATTTGCACCGGATCTTCTGTGGTGGTTTCTTCTATCGAGGGTGAGTTAGGCATGGCACGAAAAACTTATACCCGGCGAAAACACCGGGTTTGTTTGTTATTTGGATTGGACTGCTTTTTTTGCTAGTTCCACTATGTTTTTGGATCTAAGACCGAAATAATCCAGAAGCCCGGACCAAGTTCCGGATTTACCGAAACTGTCTTTCATTCCTAGTTTCAGAACGCGCACAGGATGCTCTTCTGATAAGAACTCACTAACCGCGGAACCGAGTCCGCCGATCACATTATGCTCTTCGCAAGTGACGACTGCACCGCAAAGTTTAGCATATTTTAATATAGCTTCTTTATCGATAGGTTTGATGGTCGCCATGTTTAAAAGAGTGGCCTGGATGCCTTCTGCTTCCAGTTCTTTTACCGCGATCATTGCTTCATTTACCAGAACTCCGTTTGCGATGATAAGAACGTCTTTACCTTCTCTCATCACCTCCGCTTTTCCAATCTCGAATTTATAATTTTCTCTTTCGATCAATGGAAGATTCGGACGACCTACTCTTACATAAACAGGTCCCTTATAATCTGCGATTGCATGGATGATCTGCTTAGTCTCATTATAATCGGAAGGGCAGATCACCACCATTTCAGGAATGGCTCTCATAGTGGCAAAATCTTCGATACATTGGTGAGAAGCTCCGTCCTCACCTACAGTAATTCCGCCATGAGAAGCGACTAATTTTACGTTTAAGAAAGGATAAACTACACTATTACGCACGACTTCCCAGGCTCTTCCGGATAAAAACATCGCGAAAGAAGAAGCGAATGGCACGTAGCCAGAAAGAGCGAGTCCGGCTGCATGTCCCACTAAATTCTGCTCAGCAACTCCTACGTTGAAAAAACGATCC is a genomic window of Leptospira neocaledonica containing:
- a CDS encoding ATP-dependent Clp protease adaptor ClpS; translated protein: MPNSPSIEETTTEDPVQIGGPWRVVLWDDNEHTYEYVIMMLIDVCKMTPEQAFSHAVEVDAQKKTVVFAGELEHAEHIQDLILNYGPDPLLPASKGSMSATLEG
- a CDS encoding transketolase family protein; protein product: MGAVSASSADQKATRDGYGDALHELGASRPDIVVLDADLSGSTKTNKFAKAFPDRFFNVGVAEQNLVGHAAGLALSGYVPFASSFAMFLSGRAWEVVRNSVVYPFLNVKLVASHGGITVGEDGASHQCIEDFATMRAIPEMVVICPSDYNETKQIIHAIADYKGPVYVRVGRPNLPLIERENYKFEIGKAEVMREGKDVLIIANGVLVNEAMIAVKELEAEGIQATLLNMATIKPIDKEAILKYAKLCGAVVTCEEHNVIGGLGSAVSEFLSEEHPVRVLKLGMKDSFGKSGTWSGLLDYFGLRSKNIVELAKKAVQSK